The Aedes aegypti strain LVP_AGWG chromosome 3, AaegL5.0 Primary Assembly, whole genome shotgun sequence genome contains a region encoding:
- the LOC5573047 gene encoding facilitated trehalose transporter Tret1 — protein MGKSVYTINAESPSVNGTATMEAKNGIVKVKTGDEQKPEAGKFRTILPQILASTAKNFLLLDLGMAVALPTIVIPALRGLKNRAPDEFLHFTPVQASWFGSIAYICQPVGSVLSGIVLEPLGRKRSMILVNIPHIIAWLMLYQAGSLEEMYIAAILLGLGVGFMEAPIVTYVGEICQPSIRGILTSCAGVAVMLGFFVVFLLGTVTTWRITAAICVTVPLATMIAICFVPETPMWLLSKNRKEDARKSLQWLRGWVSPDAVEKEFQEMQRYNKNAAQCTPCQKSQNSKCDHPPPSEWMKLKELMRKRNLRPFALVMFLFVFGQLSGLTGMRPYLVQIFQAYGVPLDANWATVSTALLGLAANIVCMVSIKFVGKRRLALFSFTLTSLSCLSLAVYAFNVFPPGWSSSDAHDSVNTANGLNYLAMFLFFTLAFATSVGVLPVPWILLSEVFPFKNRSLACGITAALNYAMTFVTTKTYFNLESSFSLPGVIMFYGICGAIGVLFVYFFLPETEKRTLEDIELYFSDNNRKLTDIHIERYHRDKEKGVAVITDPESKQKQGIDNAAYSEGEK, from the exons ATGGG CAAATCGGTTTATACAATCAATGCGGAGAGCCCCAGCGTGAATGGGACCGCGACTATGGAAGCGAAAAACGGAATAGTCAAAGTGAAAACCGGAGATGAGCAAAAACCGGAAGCGGGAAAGTTCCGAACGATCCTGCCGCAGATATTGGCCAGCACGGCGAAGAACTTCCTGTTACTGGATTTGGGAATGGCGGTAGCTTTGCCCACTATTGTCATTCCGGCGCTGCGCGGTTTGAAGAATCGCGCTCCTGATGAGTTTCTGCATTTCACACCTGTGCAGGCCTCGTGGTTCG GAAGTATAGCCTACATTTGTCAGCCGGTTGGTAGTGTTCTATCTGGTATAGTGTTGGAGCCTTTGGGGCGGAAACGTTCGATGATTTTAGTTAACATTCCTCACATAATTGCATGGTTGATGCTGTATCAAGCCGGGTCGCTGGAGGAGATGTATATAGCTGCTATATTACTGGGACTAGGTGTTGGATTCATGGAAGCACCGATCGTAACATATGTAGGCGAAATATG TCAACCATCGATACGAGGCATATTAACATCTTGCGCAGGAGTGGCTGTGATGCTGGGCTTTTTCGTCGTATTTCTTCTGGGAACGGTAACCACGTGGCGAATAACCGCTGCAATATGCGTTACCGTTCCGCTGGCTACGATGATTGCAATATGTTTCGTGCCGGAAACTCCCATGTGGCTACTGTCCAAGAATCGTAAGGAAGATGCCCGCAAATCGCTACAGTGGCTGCGCGGTTGGGTTTCACCGGATGCGGTGGAAAAGGAGTTCCAAGAAATGCAAAGATATAACAAAAACGCCGCACAATGCACTCCGTGTCAAAAATCTCAGAACTCCAAATGTGACCATCCACCGCCAAGCGAGTGGATGAAACTGAAAGAACTCATGAGGAAACGTAATCTACGACCGTTCGCTTTAGTCATGTTCCTGTTTGTGTTCGGTCAGCTTAGCGGGTTAACCGGAATGCGGCCTTATTTGGTGCAGATTTTCCAAGCTTATGGAGTACCATTGGACGCTAACTGGGCCACAGTATCGACAGCACTGTTGGGATTGGCCGCGAATATAGTTTGTATGGTGAGCATCAAGTTCGTCGGCAAACGAAGGCTGGCATTGTTCTCGTTTACTCTCACATCGCTGTCTTGCCTTTCGTTGGCGGTCTATGCATTCAACGTATTCCCACCTGGATGGTCATCATCAGATGCTCACGACAGCGTCAACACGGCCAACGGTCTCAACTATCTGGCCATGTTTCTATTCTTCACTCTGGCGTTTGCTACAAGCGTCGGAGTGCTTCCGGTGCCATGGATTCTGCTGAGCGAGGTGTTTCCTTTCAA gaATCGGAGCCTGGCATGCGGAATCACTGCAGCTCTCAATTACGCCATGACATTCGTAACGACCAAAACCTATTTTAACCTGGAAAGTTCCTTCTCCCTTCCAGGTGTGATAATGTTCTACGGTATTTGTGGCGCCATAGGAGTTCTGTTTGTCTATTTCTTCCTGCCGGAAACGGAGAAACGTACCCTGGAAGATATCGAGCTGTACTTCTCCGATAACAATAGGAAACTTACGGACATTCACATCGAACGGTACCATCGAGACAAGGAGAAGGGGGTGGCTGTCATCACGGACCCCGAATCGAAGCAGAAGCAGGGCATTGACAATGCGGCTTATTCTGAGGGCGAAAAATGA